One segment of Triticum aestivum cultivar Chinese Spring chromosome 2A, IWGSC CS RefSeq v2.1, whole genome shotgun sequence DNA contains the following:
- the LOC123191068 gene encoding putative E3 ubiquitin-protein ligase SINA-like 9 — protein sequence MSGSAAKRVGTPLADAEGSPKRPRSSRHPSLSPSPSQARSQAPSPSQSRSRSRSRSRLLLARTSPPPYIGSPSYAPYDDRSPSRSYSRSRRRSRSRVSEETDGNGRPVWRPHSYREHSGEHGDGEYSVRIGDYDRLFICRSCHRMLSTPVYECPDGHVTCSRCRDNIGDNRCNYCAANGCVRSRAVEEFLGRISFSCRNQQYGCEVFLLHHEMRAHERTCHYDPCFCPVHRCGFAGPAYDLESHLATIHRWEVINFRYGESFQAPAFDSAIFRCEDYGELFHISSSREGLGTALSMICIRPDNAFEEEFTYELKMPAGGRRHRLQIQSTVWNTSLRYGIGEGSDVFLLVPDKLPGVENGCAVEVCIRKVVSGN from the exons ATGAGTGGGAGCGCGGCGAAGCGCGTCGGGACGCCGCTGGCCGACGCGGAGGGCAGCCCCAAGCGCCCGCGGAGCAGCCGCCacccctcgctctccccctcgccGTCGCAGGCGCGCTCGCAGGCGCCCTCGCCCTCGCAGTCGCGGTCGCGGTCCCGGTCGAGGTCGCGGCTTCTCCTGGCGCGGACGTCGCCGCCACCATACATAGGGTCACCCTCCTACGCCCCATACGACGACCGGAGTCCCAGCCGCAGCTACAGCCGCAGCCGTCGCCGTAGCCGCAGCCGCGTGTCAGAGGAGACGGACGGGAATGGGCGGCCGGTCTGGAGGCCGCACTCGTACAGGGAGCACAGCGGCGAGCACGGGGACGGCGAGTACAGCGTCCGCATCGGCGACTACGACCGCCTCTTCATCTGCCGGAGCTGCCACCGCATGCTCTCCACGCCGGTCTACGAG TGTCCGGACGGGCATGTCACCTGCTCGAGGTGCCGTGACAACATCGGGGACAACCGCTGCAACTACTGTGCGGCCAATGGCTGCGTGCGCAGCCGCGCCGTCGAGGAGTTCCTCGGCCGCATCAGCTTCTCCTGCCGCAACCAGCAGTACGGCTGCGAGGTGTTCCTGCTGCACCATGAGATGCGCGCGCACGAACGCACCTGCCACTATGACCCCTGCTTCTGCCCGGTCCATCGCTGCGGCTTCGCCGGCCCGGCCTACGATCTAGAGTCCCACCTCGCCACCATCCACCGCTGGGAGGTGATCAACTTCCGCTATGGCGAGAGCTTCCAGGCCCCTGCCTTTGACTCTGCCATCTTCCGCTGCGAGGACTACGGCGAGCTCTTCCACATCAGCAGCTCCCGCGAGGGCTTGGGCACCGCGCTCTCCATGATCTGCATCCGCCCTGACAACGCCTTCGAGGAGGAGTTCACCTACGAGCTGAAGATGCCGGCGGGTGGACGGCGCCACAGGCTGCAGATTCAGTCGACCGTGTGGAACACTTCGCTGCGGTACGGGATCGGTGAGGGGAGTGACGTCTTCCTGCTGGTCCCTGACAAGCTGCCCGGCGTCGAGAATGGCTGTGCCGTGGAGGTGTGCATTCGCAAGGTGGTGTCTGGTAACTAG